The Musa acuminata AAA Group cultivar baxijiao chromosome BXJ2-5, Cavendish_Baxijiao_AAA, whole genome shotgun sequence genomic interval GGATGATTTTTTGAGACCAAAAGGGCATACAACTGATTCTAATTGATTTTGACTTGAATAAAACAAGCAAAGTCAAAATCTGTAGACTTTGTGCTAACGTAACTGGGTGCACCGTCTTACCTTCATCCACCTCAGGCGCTTCTCTATTATCTGTAGATGTCCGACACAAATAAATTAGGGTTTCttattaaatttgaattaatttcatgatatacCAAAATTCCATATCATATATTCTTAGAATAAAGATTGCCCGTAATAGATTGATCCAAAACCTATAACATCAAGAAGACGACAAGAAAGGAAGGGTTTATTTCTCCTGCAACAAAATAAATCCTTGACGAGGTTAAAATACTTTGAATCTAAGATCTCAACAATAAGCGCTGGAGACGAATACGGAAGAATTCTGGTGGCAGAGAAGAGGAAAGACATGAGATCATACAGATTGCCTCGCCCGAAGAGCCTGAAGCGCTTGCTGTGGTAGGATCCCCGCCGCCATGGGACGGAATCGAGAGGGAAGAAGAGAGCCGAACACGGAGTGAGCGTGGCAGTTCGATCCAATGTGGTAGGAATGGAAGCGGTCACCGGAATGTAACACTCCGTGCCGGTCACCTCCGGATACGGCGTTAAATGTTTCCGTGTCCCCTGATGCGATGACAACCGTCTGTCTGCGAGATCATCAGATACGGCTTTTCCGTTCTCTTTGATGCATTTGTATCGGGTCGGATTTAATATTGGGTCCAATAAACTTATGGATCTAAACCAAGATCCACACCCTGTGGAGTTTTTGGGATTACCAGAAGTAGCATATTGCTGCACCGGGTATGAGTGGATCGGATCTTAGACTAACCCTATAGGGCCAAAACATTCGATCCATTAATAGGTCTGCTCCAACCCGGCAGTCCTTTTTGCCATTAGCTTGTTCGTTCTTTGAACTCGTTGCATCCTCGCAGACCTCCTTTGGGAAGACACCGTCTCGCGGCGGCGAGAGATCACCACCGAGCTCAACCGCCGAAGGGCGGCCAAAATGGCCAAAACACCCCTTGATCCACCCCTTTCCTCTTCTCGACTCGCTCTCGTCGCCCTCCTCTCCGCCACCTCCGTCTTCTTCCTCTGGAAGTCCCGCCGCCGTCTCCGCGTCCTTCTCTCCCCCTACTCCTCCATGAATACCCCAAAACCTAGCCCTAGGGGAAAAATCATCTACGCCTCCGCCACCGGCACGTCCAGGTCTCTCGCTGGCCGCCTCTCCGACTGCTTCCGCTCCCACGGCCTCGCCTTCGATCTCGTCGACCCGAGGCACTACGAGCCGGAGGACCTCCCCAAGGAGGCCCTCGTCCTGATCGTGGCCTCCACCTGGGAGGAGGGGCGGCCGCCGCCCGACGCCCAGTTCCTCGCCCGGTGGCTCGCCGAGAGCGCCGCGGACTTCAGGGTCGGGTCGCTGCTCCTGGCCAAGTGCAGGTTCGCGGTGTTCGGCGTCGGGTCGAAGTCGTACGGCGATAGTTTCAATGCTGCGGCCGAGGACTTCTCGAAGTGGATGAGGGCGCTCGGGGCCTCGGAAATGGCGCCGGTGTGGGAAGGGGATGTGGATTCTGGGGATGTCGATGAGGTGTTCGAAGTATGGAGTCGACGGATTGTTGCATTACTGAAGGGAGAGGATTTGAAAAAAGAGTCGGGACATTCCGGTTCTATGGTGGAGAGCGTTGGTTTTGATGAATCTGACGAAGAGGTAGAGGAGGAAGTCCTGGAACCGGTTGTCGTGGATATGGAGGACATTGCTGGAAAAGCTCCTTCGAGGAGACCATCTGTTGCTTTAACGAACGGTTGGGAGAATGGTGTGAAAGATATGGTTACACCGGTTATTAGGGTAAACTTGGAGAAGCAGGTACACTGTGTTGTTCTAGGCTCTCCTGAAAATTGTGTTCTTTTTTTTCTATCTCCTGCACTGGTATGGTAATAAGCATTCCAGATCAACTGTGGAGAGACCTTTCTTATGCTGGGTACTAGAGTATTTTGTTTACAACATAGATTCATCTTTTTTATTTGCCAATTCGACATTTTTACATAAAATAAATGTCATAAAGGATTGCCTTTCTCTACATGTAGTGAGGTGAACATCAAAATATTATGGAACAGAACTCAAAGGCTTACAATTTATCATGTACTTCATGTAGAATTATCTATTAGTACTAGGTTCTTCTGTCATTTCaagaactgtttttttttttttttttgctttactaTCTCTCAGATCTCAAAATAGTTTCCAAATTAACTATATAACATCTCTTTTGCCAATTACTTCAATGTTGCAGGGATATAAAATTATTGGTTCACACAGTGGAGTAAAACTATGTAGGTGGACAAAGTCACAGCTCCGAGGTCGTGGGGGTTGTTACAAGCACTCATTTTATGGCATAGAGAGTCACAGGTAAAACAATTAATATTTCTCTGTTTTGGTTTGTTGTTACTAGTACATCTGCTAGGTtcttgttcttttcttatttccTGATCTGGTGATTGTAATGCCATTTTGAACCTTGCTTCTAGTTACCACTTCTCTTAAAAAGTATGTAAGCATACAATATCAACTGAAagaactttttatttttattttgagatgTTCATCACTCTTCAGCATGTACTAATCAGCGTTTGGAGGTTCTTCAAACTCTCTTCTTACTGAAAACATGTAATGTCATTTGTCTTCATGTACTAGTTAGAGTTTGAAGGTCAAAGTATAGTTTTGTTAAGGGATTTACTGAAAACATCAGCAGTGGAATTTCCAATGGATATGTCATTTGTCTTCATGTGCTTATTATGTTGGAGTAATAGATGTAAGATAGCTGAAATGTTTTGGTGATATGACATCCAAATTATATTTACTATGGGTTATTTTTCACATGCAGTCAAgcttttatacatatcttgaaccCAGCAAAAACCACATGATTGGTATAGAAGAATAATCTCTAGTAGCAATTAGCCTTAAGGAACTATAGAGATGTAGGCCTTTGTTGCCCTAGACAAAAACCTATGAAATAAAAATGTTATTGTTCTCATTATTTCTTATTGTGGCTTATATGATGACATGGATAAGTATTTTCTGCATATTTCTTGTGACAATTGCTCCATCTCATGCTGAACTAAGTAAAGCCATTCTAATTTCTTATTTGAGCAGGTGTATGGAAGCAACACCTAGTTTGGCTTGTGCAAATAAATGTGTTTTCTGTTGGAGGCATCACACAAACCCTGTTGGGAAGAGCTGGCGGTGGAAGATGGACAATCCTCTTGAAATTGTAGATGTTGCCATCGATGAGCACACTAAAATGATTAAGCAAATGAAAGGTGTTCCAGGTGAGTGTCTTGCTTCTGTATTGTTCTAATGATGGTAGATTTTAGATCAGTCATGAATCACTGGTAGCCTGGTGTTCCATCTTTGTAATTCACATATGTAAGGTAATGGTTTGCACTTTGTACAATATGTGTGAATAGTTTCTTGATTTTTCAGATCCATGTCCATGTTATGTACTTTTAAGTTTTCTAGGTCTGTACTATCTGAAGTCTCTTGATTATTATATTAATCTGAAATTGTACCCTGATAGCATCTTGTACAtttctgttatatatatatatatatatatatatatatatatatatatatatataatattatatgtgtgtgtatatatatatatatatatatgtgtgtgtgtgtgtgtgtgtgtgtgtgtatatatatatatatatatatgtatatatatatgttgtggcTCAAACTTCTGTAAATTCATGAGTCCCTTTATTTTATTAGAGCCTCATGTCCTATGCATATTAGGGGAAAAGAAAAGAGTCGTTTGAATTCTCCTATCTTCCCTAATACAAGAACCACAAATTCCTTGTTTCTTCTTATAATCTAGGACTTTGTGCGTAATATGATGCCTTGTACTGCATAGCTTTGCACTCTTGTTTCTTTTGTGGTAGCATTAGTTGTTATTTTGGCTTCCTGTTAAAACCTCTAATGCTTATAATTTTGAGAGGCCTGAATTAAACTAACGAGATGATGTTATTCTTCTTAATGCAGGAGTAAAGCCAGAACGCTTGTCAGAAGGTCTCTCTCCTAGACATTGTGCCTTGTCTCTTGTTGGTGAACCAATAATGTATCCGGAGATTAATACACTTGTTGATGAGTTACATAGGAGACATATATCTACTTTCCTTG includes:
- the LOC135612034 gene encoding S-adenosyl-L-methionine-dependent tRNA 4-demethylwyosine synthase-like, which encodes MAKTPLDPPLSSSRLALVALLSATSVFFLWKSRRRLRVLLSPYSSMNTPKPSPRGKIIYASATGTSRSLAGRLSDCFRSHGLAFDLVDPRHYEPEDLPKEALVLIVASTWEEGRPPPDAQFLARWLAESAADFRVGSLLLAKCRFAVFGVGSKSYGDSFNAAAEDFSKWMRALGASEMAPVWEGDVDSGDVDEVFEVWSRRIVALLKGEDLKKESGHSGSMVESVGFDESDEEVEEEVLEPVVVDMEDIAGKAPSRRPSVALTNGWENGVKDMVTPVIRVNLEKQGYKIIGSHSGVKLCRWTKSQLRGRGGCYKHSFYGIESHRCMEATPSLACANKCVFCWRHHTNPVGKSWRWKMDNPLEIVDVAIDEHTKMIKQMKGVPGVKPERLSEGLSPRHCALSLVGEPIMYPEINTLVDELHRRHISTFLVTNAQFPDRIKMLKPITQLYVSVDAATKDSLKAIDRPLFGDFWERFLDSLKALQDKEQRTVYRLTLVKGWNAEDVEAYANLLGIGKPDLVEIKGVTYCGTSATSKLTMDNVPWHSDVKAFSEALAMKSSGEYEVACEHAHSCCVLLAKVDKFKIKGEWHTWIDYERFHELVASGKSFKTEDYMARTPSWAVYGAEEGGFDPDQSRYRKERRHGAASTQT